One genomic region from Verrucomicrobiia bacterium encodes:
- the ccoN gene encoding cytochrome-c oxidase, cbb3-type subunit I translates to MKTETFQYDNRIVRAFAIATLVWGVVGMAAGLLAAVQLFWPEANLNLQYVTFGRLRPLHTNAVIFAFVGNGMFMGVYYSLQRLCKARMFSDRLSWINFWGWNGIIVAAALTLPLGFTTSKEYAELEWPIDMAITLVWVVFTINLLGTIVRRRERHLYVAIWFYIATAVTVAVLHIVNSLEVPAGAFKSYSIYAGVQDALVQWWYGHNAVAFFLTTPFLGLMYYFLPKAANRPVFSYRLSIIHFWSLIFLYIWAGPHHLLYTALPDWAQSLGMVFSVMLVAPSWGGMLNGLLTLRGAWDKVRQEPVLKFMVVAVTAYGMATLEGPMLSIKSVNSLSHYTDWTIAHVHTGALGWNGFLIFSMLYWLFPKLWRTPLYSVKLANWHFWLGLLGIMFYAIPMYWAGVTQGLMWRQFTPDGFLQYPNFLETVLQLIPMYRLRALGGSIYLAGTLVGVYNLWRTARQGSFEPETAAQAVVEEAPPKPEHGHRSLESRAALFTGLTLVAILIGGAVEIVPMYLIRSNVPTLSSVKPYTPLEVLGRDLYIREGCVGCHSQMIRPFRFETERYGDYSKAGEFVFDHPFLWGSKRTGPDLHRQGGKYPDAWHYNHMEDPRSTSPGSIMPPYPWLLTQRLDTNALPARIAALRKVGVPYPQGYEHGDAQRDLQVQAARIITNLRLGSITNAVPDAEILGMIAYLQRLGTDIRSEPAVAAAPNTAP, encoded by the coding sequence ATGAAGACTGAGACGTTCCAATATGACAACCGCATCGTGCGGGCCTTCGCCATCGCCACCCTGGTCTGGGGCGTGGTGGGCATGGCGGCCGGGCTCCTCGCCGCAGTCCAGCTGTTCTGGCCCGAGGCGAATCTAAACCTCCAATATGTGACGTTCGGACGCCTGCGCCCGTTGCACACGAACGCCGTGATCTTCGCCTTCGTGGGCAACGGGATGTTCATGGGCGTCTATTATTCGCTCCAGCGGCTGTGCAAGGCGCGGATGTTCAGCGACCGCCTCAGCTGGATCAACTTCTGGGGCTGGAACGGCATCATTGTCGCGGCCGCCCTCACCCTCCCGCTGGGGTTCACCACCAGCAAGGAGTACGCGGAGCTGGAGTGGCCGATTGACATGGCCATCACCCTGGTATGGGTGGTCTTCACCATCAACCTGCTCGGGACCATCGTGCGGCGCCGTGAGCGCCATCTGTACGTCGCCATCTGGTTCTACATCGCCACCGCGGTCACCGTCGCGGTGCTCCACATTGTCAACTCCCTGGAGGTGCCGGCGGGGGCCTTCAAGAGCTATTCGATCTATGCCGGGGTGCAGGATGCCCTGGTGCAGTGGTGGTACGGCCACAACGCCGTGGCGTTCTTCCTCACAACGCCATTTCTCGGGCTGATGTATTATTTCCTGCCGAAGGCGGCCAACCGGCCGGTCTTCAGCTACCGGCTTTCGATCATCCATTTCTGGTCGCTGATCTTCCTCTACATCTGGGCGGGACCCCATCACCTGCTGTACACGGCGCTGCCCGACTGGGCCCAGTCGCTGGGCATGGTGTTCAGCGTGATGCTGGTGGCGCCAAGCTGGGGCGGCATGCTGAACGGGCTCCTGACCCTCCGCGGGGCGTGGGACAAGGTGCGCCAGGAACCGGTGCTCAAGTTCATGGTGGTCGCCGTTACGGCCTATGGCATGGCCACCCTCGAAGGTCCGATGCTCTCCATCAAGTCGGTGAATTCGCTGTCCCACTACACCGACTGGACGATCGCCCACGTCCACACCGGAGCCCTCGGCTGGAACGGGTTCCTGATTTTCTCCATGCTCTACTGGCTGTTCCCGAAGCTTTGGAGGACGCCCCTCTATTCCGTGAAGCTGGCCAACTGGCACTTCTGGCTCGGCCTGCTTGGGATCATGTTTTACGCCATCCCCATGTACTGGGCCGGCGTGACCCAGGGGTTGATGTGGCGGCAGTTCACACCGGACGGATTCCTCCAGTACCCAAACTTCCTGGAAACCGTCCTGCAACTCATCCCGATGTACCGCCTGAGGGCGCTGGGCGGCAGCATCTACCTCGCGGGGACGTTGGTGGGCGTATACAATCTGTGGCGGACGGCCCGCCAGGGCAGCTTCGAGCCCGAGACCGCCGCCCAGGCCGTCGTGGAGGAGGCGCCGCCGAAACCCGAGCACGGACACCGTTCGCTCGAGTCCAGGGCCGCGCTGTTCACGGGGCTGACCCTTGTGGCGATCCTGATCGGCGGGGCGGTCGAGATCGTGCCGATGTATCTCATCCGGAGCAACGTGCCGACCCTCTCCAGTGTGAAGCCCTACACGCCGCTCGAGGTTCTGGGGCGCGACCTCTACATCCGCGAGGGCTGTGTCGGTTGCCACTCACAGATGATCCGTCCGTTCCGGTTCGAAACCGAACGGTACGGCGACTATTCAAAGGCCGGCGAGTTCGTGTTCGATCACCCCTTCCTCTGGGGATCCAAACGCACGGGTCCCGACCTCCACCGCCAGGGCGGCAAGTATCCGGATGCGTGGCATTACAACCACATGGAGGATCCGCGATCCACGTCGCCCGGGTCCATCATGCCCCCCTATCCCTGGCTCCTCACACAACGCCTCGACACCAATGCGCTCCCGGCACGCATCGCCGCGCTGCGCAAGGTTGGCGTACCCTACCCGCAGGGATACGAACACGGCGACGCCCAGCGCGACCTGCAGGTTCAGGCCGCCAGGATCATCACCAACCTGCGGCTCGGCTCCATCACCAATGCGGTCCCCGACGCCGAGATCCTCGGCATGATCGCGTACCTCCAGCGCCTCGGAACCGACATCCGCTCGGAGCCCGCCGTCGCCGCCGCCCCCAACACCGCGCCCTGA
- the pheA gene encoding prephenate dehydratase yields the protein MSLQEHRQAIDRLDAEVVRLLNERTRHVLEIGQIKLKAGDEIYAPHRERAVLQRIRKLNKGPITNGSLEAIYREIMSSALSLEKTLVIAYLGPEATFTHQAALKRFGASLRYAPQQTITEVFSEVSKLRADYGVVPVENSTEGVVTHTLDMFVDSDLKIVAQVVLRISHCLAARVARTAIQRLYVHPQTLAQCRGWIQRNFPRAELVETTSNARSAELAAKDRTSAALCGQLAAEQYGLPILEQDLQDNAANATRFLVLGRQCGPASGRDRTSIMFSIRDEVGALHKALAPFRRYRLNMTKIESRPSKRKAWEYFFFVDCDGHSGEPRVAKAIELLGHHCSFVKVLGSYPNAE from the coding sequence ATGAGCCTTCAGGAACACCGCCAGGCAATTGACCGGCTGGACGCCGAGGTGGTCCGCCTGTTGAACGAGCGCACGCGGCATGTGCTGGAGATCGGCCAGATCAAGCTCAAGGCTGGCGACGAGATCTATGCCCCGCACCGCGAGCGGGCCGTCCTCCAGCGCATCCGCAAGCTCAACAAGGGTCCGATCACGAACGGAAGCCTCGAGGCGATCTACCGGGAAATCATGTCCAGCGCCCTGTCGCTGGAAAAGACGCTGGTCATCGCCTACCTGGGACCCGAGGCCACGTTCACGCACCAGGCGGCATTGAAGCGGTTCGGCGCCAGCCTGCGCTATGCACCCCAGCAGACGATCACCGAAGTGTTCAGCGAGGTTTCCAAGCTTCGGGCCGACTACGGGGTCGTGCCGGTGGAGAACTCCACCGAGGGCGTGGTCACCCACACCCTCGACATGTTCGTGGACAGCGACCTGAAGATCGTCGCCCAGGTGGTGTTGCGCATTTCGCACTGCCTCGCCGCAAGGGTCGCGCGCACCGCAATCCAGCGGCTCTACGTGCACCCGCAGACCCTCGCGCAATGCCGCGGATGGATTCAGCGCAACTTCCCGCGCGCCGAACTGGTGGAGACCACCTCAAACGCCCGCAGCGCCGAACTGGCGGCCAAGGACCGGACATCGGCCGCGTTGTGCGGCCAGCTGGCGGCGGAACAGTACGGGCTCCCGATCCTTGAGCAGGACCTTCAGGACAACGCCGCCAACGCGACGCGCTTCCTGGTGCTGGGCCGCCAGTGCGGTCCCGCCAGCGGACGCGACCGCACGTCCATCATGTTCAGCATCCGGGACGAGGTGGGCGCCCTGCACAAGGCGCTCGCCCCCTTCCGCCGCTACCGCCTGAACATGACCAAGATCGAGTCGCGTCCCAGCAAGCGGAAGGCGTGGGAGTATTTCTTCTTTGTGGACTGCGACGGCCACTCCGGGGAGCCACGGGTGGCCAAGGCGATCGAGCTGCTCGGACACCACTGCAGTTTCGTCAAGGTGCTGGGCAGTTATCCCAACGCGGAGTGA
- a CDS encoding CPBP family intramembrane metalloprotease translates to MSVFLNPAEGRLRAGWRLLLFGIGTLVAALAAGWIRSLDAGSLYWRQAAAAAGGALLLAAAAWVQARWVDRRPFADFGLFRGPEWMGRFLFGLALGAILLGALFGVEWAAGWIRIKPPAARVGAGADPAVLVAQLIQCAGIALVWELAFRGCVLRNLAEGFRSEQTGPDRAVVLAWLASAGIVGVFQFLEEFTTPLGILNAAVAALVGGVAVVWTRSLALPLGFAIAWRFVQGPVLGFPDRGSHAGNTVMDIALGGPVVLAGGTYGPEGGLLATLALALGALGFWCWIRWRDGSVKVQAALSEYHGQPGEGRRSVVPE, encoded by the coding sequence ATGAGCGTGTTCCTTAATCCGGCCGAGGGCCGACTGCGTGCTGGCTGGCGGCTGCTCCTTTTTGGCATCGGGACCCTCGTGGCCGCCCTGGCGGCGGGCTGGATCCGGTCTTTGGACGCCGGTTCTCTCTACTGGCGCCAGGCCGCCGCCGCGGCAGGTGGCGCGCTGCTGCTGGCCGCCGCTGCGTGGGTCCAGGCGCGCTGGGTGGACCGCCGGCCCTTCGCTGATTTTGGACTGTTCCGGGGCCCGGAATGGATGGGTCGCTTCCTGTTCGGTCTGGCCTTGGGCGCGATCCTGCTCGGAGCCCTGTTTGGGGTGGAATGGGCTGCGGGTTGGATCCGGATCAAGCCGCCCGCAGCCCGGGTGGGTGCCGGCGCGGACCCCGCCGTGTTGGTCGCGCAACTGATCCAGTGCGCGGGCATCGCGTTGGTGTGGGAACTGGCGTTCCGGGGTTGTGTGCTCCGCAATCTTGCCGAGGGATTCCGGTCGGAGCAGACGGGTCCCGACCGGGCCGTCGTCCTGGCCTGGCTTGCGAGCGCCGGGATCGTTGGGGTGTTTCAGTTCCTGGAGGAATTCACCACCCCGCTGGGAATACTAAATGCCGCCGTTGCCGCGCTCGTCGGGGGGGTGGCTGTGGTGTGGACCCGCTCCCTGGCCTTGCCGCTGGGATTTGCGATCGCATGGCGGTTTGTCCAGGGACCGGTGCTTGGCTTCCCCGACCGGGGCAGCCATGCCGGAAACACGGTGATGGACATCGCCCTGGGCGGTCCCGTGGTGCTGGCTGGAGGCACCTACGGACCGGAGGGCGGCTTACTGGCGACGCTGGCGCTCGCCCTGGGGGCGCTTGGGTTTTGGTGCTGGATCCGCTGGCGGGACGGCTCCGTCAAGGTTCAGGCGGCGCTGTCGGAGTACCATGGGCAACCGGGGGAGGGACGCCGTTCCGTCGTCCCCGAATAG
- a CDS encoding beta-lactamase family protein → MSMARGRLRVALALAATVSTGGWAAPPVIPAAVRSSARQRVDYGYAPGIVIAMVNAEGRTYFTHGRRDWSPESPLADETTLYEIGSVTKTFTTALLAEMVSRGEVSLETRVQTLLPPGVGMPANGGADITLLQLATHRSGLPANPPDLLETGAPLDNVFENYSVAHLHAWLSGATLGRSPGAAFEYSNLGMGLLGHALALRGGVEFEALLVERILEPLGLADTRVNLSPGQMSRLAPGHSGVVRRPPFRMNALGAAGALRSTVSDLATYLEHQMGLRSGPLSAALASTQTFRAMSDMPSVGLGLAWWRWNFSDTIVQHGGDTLGSTAFIAWRPATGVGVAILCNARANADVALLQIGFNCLTSEVSVNTPAAPATVAEATLRKYVGHYGPADAGFTATLALGRLVLAYADQPAFTLYPQSHVFFRAPDVASSAIFVLNPNGGGETLRWTQGGTTTVYSRMRRPPALTFTADGSPPALTLAGEGDATYTLERSVDLANWEFVRDWTVWEGPVRPDIRGEMDFFRLRTP, encoded by the coding sequence ATGTCAATGGCGCGGGGCCGGCTTCGCGTTGCGCTTGCCCTGGCGGCGACGGTCTCCACCGGAGGGTGGGCCGCGCCGCCGGTGATCCCCGCGGCGGTCAGGTCCAGCGCGCGCCAGCGGGTGGACTACGGCTATGCGCCGGGCATCGTCATCGCCATGGTGAACGCGGAGGGGCGGACGTACTTCACCCATGGCCGTCGCGATTGGTCCCCCGAGTCGCCATTGGCGGATGAGACCACCCTTTACGAGATTGGCTCGGTCACCAAAACCTTCACGACCGCCCTTTTGGCCGAAATGGTGTCGCGTGGCGAGGTGAGCCTGGAGACGCGGGTCCAGACCCTGCTTCCCCCGGGGGTGGGGATGCCCGCGAATGGCGGGGCCGACATCACGCTGTTGCAGTTGGCGACTCACCGGTCCGGTTTGCCCGCAAATCCACCCGACCTGCTGGAGACCGGGGCGCCGTTGGACAATGTGTTTGAAAATTACTCGGTCGCGCATCTGCATGCCTGGCTCTCGGGGGCGACGCTTGGCCGCAGTCCCGGCGCCGCATTTGAGTACTCCAATCTTGGGATGGGACTGCTTGGGCACGCCCTGGCCCTCAGGGGAGGGGTTGAATTTGAAGCCTTGCTGGTGGAGCGGATCCTTGAGCCGCTGGGTTTGGCGGATACCCGGGTCAATCTCTCTCCCGGTCAGATGTCCCGCCTCGCACCGGGGCATTCCGGAGTGGTTCGCAGGCCCCCGTTCCGGATGAATGCGCTGGGGGCGGCGGGCGCGTTGCGCTCGACCGTTTCCGATCTGGCGACCTATCTGGAACATCAGATGGGACTGCGGTCGGGTCCGCTGAGCGCCGCGCTCGCCTCCACCCAGACCTTCCGTGCGATGAGCGACATGCCTTCGGTCGGTTTGGGGCTGGCGTGGTGGCGGTGGAATTTTTCGGACACGATCGTGCAGCACGGTGGGGACACCCTTGGGTCCACTGCATTCATCGCCTGGCGGCCGGCCACCGGCGTTGGAGTGGCCATCCTGTGCAATGCACGGGCGAACGCAGATGTGGCCCTGCTGCAAATCGGCTTCAACTGCCTCACCAGCGAGGTGTCCGTGAACACCCCTGCGGCGCCCGCCACGGTCGCCGAGGCGACATTGCGAAAATACGTGGGCCACTATGGACCCGCGGATGCGGGGTTCACCGCCACCCTGGCGCTCGGACGCCTCGTTCTCGCGTACGCCGACCAGCCTGCGTTCACTCTTTACCCGCAGAGCCATGTCTTTTTCCGCGCGCCGGACGTCGCCTCATCCGCCATCTTCGTTCTCAACCCGAACGGAGGCGGCGAGACGCTGCGGTGGACTCAGGGCGGGACCACGACGGTTTACTCGCGGATGCGGCGCCCCCCCGCGCTGACGTTCACCGCCGATGGCAGCCCTCCGGCGCTGACGCTTGCCGGCGAGGGGGATGCCACGTACACGTTGGAGCGGTCCGTTGACCTGGCGAATTGGGAATTTGTAAGGGATTGGACGGTTTGGGAGGGCCCGGTCCGGCCAGACATCCGAGGTGAGATGGACTTCTTTCGCCTTCGCACTCCGTGA
- the ccoS gene encoding cbb3-type cytochrome oxidase assembly protein CcoS, whose amino-acid sequence MSVILLLIPLSLLFAAAFLGAFFWAVRSGQYEDTGTPALRVLGDDAPVPPPAAPARPGKPIPHED is encoded by the coding sequence ATGAGTGTGATCCTCCTCCTCATTCCCCTGAGTCTGCTGTTTGCCGCGGCATTTCTCGGCGCGTTCTTCTGGGCCGTCCGATCCGGCCAGTATGAGGACACCGGCACGCCGGCGCTGCGGGTCCTTGGAGACGACGCCCCCGTGCCACCACCCGCGGCGCCGGCGAGACCCGGAAAACCCATTCCACATGAAGACTGA
- a CDS encoding heavy metal translocating P-type ATPase metal-binding domain-containing protein: protein MQVSAVARVDCRHCGSPCGVARQTAGDATFCCEGCRTVFELLQDGGLGHFYALQEAPQHPVAPSGGPEAYRYLDEPAVRERVVDFTDDRQFRVTFRLPAIHCVACVWLLENLYRLKPGIGPARVDFARRELSVAADPGAVKLSDLAALLAALGYPPDLTLADLDRRPKRPEARRLWLQIGVAGFAFGNTMLFSLPSYFGLDSASGPAFRMLVGWLSLLLALPVVGFSALDYWRTAWVSLRLRRMTLDVPIALGIAALFSQSVFEVVTGSGEGYFDSLAGLLFFLLCGRLFQQKTFDRLQFDRDYTAFFPLSVLRSRPCPPDGTSTEERVALAQIEVGDRLMLRHGELVPADARLISGNALMDYSFVTGEAAPVPRAVGELLYAGGRQVGGAIEVETVKPVSQSYLASLWNQDAFRKDKDDTFSTLTNRYSRRFTWIVLGIATGSAAYWALVDPTISVRSFVGVLIVACPCALALAAPFTLGAATRVLGRRRIHLRNAGVVEALARVDTVVFDKTGTLTCPASGEVSFQGEPLSPAEAAQIAALAAQSAHPLAARMAHWLRTQPSGPPGPLPVVEGFAETTGCGVEGVVSGTTIRLGSAAWVQAPFRPAEAWPGGAGSTVRVSFDGRPRGCFVFTASLRPEVDGLLRGFAPEYRTALLSGDHDRDRERMAALFSPGAALHFNQSPADKLAFIRALQQAGRTVMMVGDGLNDAGALRQGDVGVAVVEQVGAFSPASDVILDARQVVRTRELLRFSRRSVGVVRMSFLISALYNVAGVAVAASGNLSPVVCAVLMPVSSVTVAVFAVGATHWLGRRAGLGRPEEPA, encoded by the coding sequence GTGCAAGTGTCGGCGGTCGCCCGGGTGGACTGCCGCCATTGCGGCAGTCCCTGCGGTGTGGCCCGGCAGACGGCAGGCGACGCCACTTTTTGTTGTGAGGGGTGCCGGACCGTGTTCGAGCTCCTTCAGGATGGAGGGCTGGGGCACTTTTACGCGCTGCAGGAGGCGCCGCAGCACCCGGTCGCACCGTCCGGTGGCCCGGAGGCCTACCGGTATCTTGACGAGCCAGCCGTCCGTGAACGCGTCGTGGATTTCACCGACGACCGCCAGTTCCGGGTCACCTTCCGGCTGCCCGCAATCCACTGTGTCGCCTGCGTCTGGCTGCTGGAGAATCTCTACCGCCTCAAACCCGGCATCGGACCCGCCCGGGTGGACTTCGCGCGACGGGAGCTGTCGGTTGCCGCAGACCCCGGGGCCGTGAAGCTGAGCGACCTGGCAGCACTGCTGGCGGCGCTGGGGTATCCGCCCGACCTGACGCTCGCCGATCTGGACCGCCGCCCGAAGCGTCCGGAGGCGCGCCGCCTGTGGCTGCAGATCGGCGTCGCGGGCTTCGCCTTCGGCAACACGATGCTGTTCAGCCTGCCGTCGTACTTCGGGCTCGATTCCGCGAGCGGCCCCGCGTTTCGAATGTTGGTGGGATGGCTGAGCCTCCTGCTGGCGCTTCCGGTCGTCGGCTTCAGCGCGCTGGATTACTGGCGAACCGCCTGGGTCAGCCTGCGGCTGCGGCGGATGACCCTGGATGTGCCCATCGCGCTGGGCATCGCCGCCTTGTTTTCCCAGAGCGTCTTCGAGGTGGTCACGGGGAGCGGCGAGGGCTACTTCGATTCGCTGGCAGGCTTGCTGTTCTTCCTCCTGTGCGGACGCCTCTTCCAGCAAAAGACGTTCGACCGCCTCCAGTTCGACCGGGACTACACTGCGTTCTTCCCGTTGTCGGTCCTGCGGTCGCGGCCGTGCCCACCAGACGGAACGTCAACTGAGGAACGGGTTGCCCTGGCGCAAATCGAGGTTGGCGACCGGTTGATGCTGCGCCACGGCGAACTCGTTCCCGCCGATGCCCGTCTGATTTCAGGCAATGCCCTGATGGACTACAGCTTTGTCACCGGGGAGGCCGCCCCGGTGCCCCGGGCGGTCGGAGAACTGCTGTATGCGGGCGGACGCCAGGTTGGCGGGGCCATCGAGGTGGAAACGGTGAAACCGGTGTCGCAGAGCTACCTGGCCTCCCTGTGGAACCAGGACGCGTTCCGGAAGGACAAGGACGACACGTTCAGCACGCTCACCAACCGGTACAGCCGCCGGTTCACGTGGATCGTGCTGGGGATTGCGACCGGCTCGGCGGCGTACTGGGCCCTCGTGGATCCCACAATCTCGGTGCGGTCCTTCGTCGGGGTTCTCATTGTCGCCTGCCCATGCGCCCTCGCGCTGGCGGCCCCGTTCACCCTCGGCGCCGCCACACGCGTTCTGGGCCGGCGCCGGATCCATTTGCGCAACGCAGGCGTCGTGGAGGCCCTGGCCCGCGTGGACACCGTGGTCTTCGACAAGACCGGGACGCTGACCTGTCCGGCCTCCGGCGAAGTGAGCTTCCAGGGTGAACCGCTGTCGCCCGCCGAAGCGGCACAAATCGCCGCGCTTGCCGCCCAGTCGGCGCATCCCCTTGCCGCCCGGATGGCGCACTGGCTCAGGACGCAACCGTCCGGACCTCCGGGTCCGCTCCCGGTGGTCGAAGGTTTCGCAGAAACGACCGGCTGCGGGGTGGAAGGGGTTGTGAGCGGCACCACCATCCGCCTCGGGTCGGCCGCCTGGGTCCAGGCCCCGTTCCGTCCGGCGGAGGCGTGGCCGGGCGGCGCTGGGTCCACAGTCCGGGTGTCCTTCGACGGAAGGCCGCGGGGCTGCTTTGTCTTCACCGCGAGCCTGCGTCCCGAGGTGGACGGACTCCTCCGCGGGTTCGCGCCGGAATACCGGACGGCGCTGCTCAGCGGGGACCACGACCGGGATCGGGAACGCATGGCCGCGTTGTTCTCCCCGGGCGCCGCGCTGCACTTCAATCAAAGTCCGGCGGACAAGCTGGCATTCATACGCGCGCTGCAGCAGGCGGGCCGCACGGTGATGATGGTTGGCGATGGACTCAATGATGCGGGTGCATTGCGACAGGGTGATGTCGGCGTGGCCGTGGTGGAACAGGTCGGGGCGTTCTCGCCCGCCAGCGACGTCATCCTCGATGCCCGCCAGGTGGTGCGCACCCGCGAACTCCTGCGCTTCAGCCGCCGCTCGGTTGGAGTGGTGCGGATGAGCTTCCTGATCTCCGCGCTGTACAACGTCGCGGGCGTGGCGGTCGCCGCGTCGGGCAACCTCTCGCCGGTCGTCTGCGCCGTGCTCATGCCGGTGAGCTCGGTCACCGTCGCGGTGTTTGCCGTGGGGGCCACCCACTGGCTCGGACGTCGGGCCGGGCTGGGCCGGCCGGAGGAGCCCGCATGA
- a CDS encoding c-type cytochrome: protein MNDPKDPPKDPLLLDHDADGIQELDNNLPRWWVWLFYLTIVFSAVYLGYYHVFGRGDLQIAAYHKAMIRGDAIKNAAQAGFEASLDSLEPSSDAAILARGGQVYTTYCAPCHRDDGGGLVGPNLCDDYWIHGDTYGDSLKIIINGVPEKGMLTWKGVLTPGDIQAVASFIYTLRGTSPPNPKQREDLAPAVPAEEYE from the coding sequence ATGAATGACCCCAAGGACCCCCCGAAAGATCCGCTGCTGCTGGACCACGACGCCGATGGCATCCAGGAGCTCGACAACAATCTCCCCCGCTGGTGGGTGTGGTTGTTCTATCTCACCATTGTGTTCTCGGCAGTTTACCTCGGATATTACCATGTGTTCGGACGGGGCGACCTCCAGATCGCCGCCTACCACAAGGCGATGATCCGCGGGGACGCCATCAAGAACGCCGCACAGGCCGGCTTCGAAGCCTCGCTGGACTCCCTGGAGCCGTCCTCCGACGCCGCGATCCTCGCGCGGGGCGGCCAGGTGTACACGACCTACTGCGCCCCGTGCCACCGGGACGACGGCGGCGGTCTTGTGGGCCCCAACCTCTGCGATGACTACTGGATCCACGGCGACACCTATGGCGACAGCCTGAAGATCATCATCAACGGCGTTCCGGAGAAGGGGATGCTCACATGGAAGGGCGTGCTCACCCCCGGCGACATCCAGGCCGTCGCCAGCTTCATTTATACCCTGCGCGGGACCTCGCCGCCCAATCCGAAGCAGCGCGAGGACCTCGCCCCAGCAGTCCCGGCGGAGGAATATGAGTGA